The following are encoded together in the Actinobacillus lignieresii genome:
- the glnD gene encoding bifunctional uridylyltransferase/uridylyl-removing protein GlnD, producing the protein MNIDVKSQLAEFNTEQRHDFSQEDVFELIYQRSDFYDELLVSLWRQFGFDKRSDMALIAVGGYGRREMFPLSDVDILVLTEQSVDEETAEKLNVLFNVLWDCKLQVGASIRTLSESLDIGREEISVATNIYEGRFLTGNKKLWTALVEQIYQADYWPIEAFFQAKIEEKNERYARYHNTSYNLEPDLKHSPGGLRDLHLVSWIFLRHFGTYSFESLLNKGILFAEEFKELNSAQAVLFRMRFALHLQLKRYDNRLRFDRQLQLSELLGYQGEGNQPVEAMMKSYFQATQTISQLSQLLLNSFEQQVLRPQNNLEKQPLDQYFYLQGSEIYCQDRRCFTHTPTSILDLFFYLTQYPDAKASATMLRHLRLALHKLGQPLSELPEARTRFIRLFEQPNVVKKAIVPMHQLGVLTAYLPQWRHIVGLMQFDLFHIYTVDEHTIRVMLKIESFLDAETTEQHPLCCQYFTACQHKPLLYFAALFHDIAKGREGDHAEVGALDMEQFALQHGFDPIQVAKMVWLVREHLTMSITAQRRDIHDPFVIKAFAEKVENRTALSDLMCLTVADICATNETLWNDWKRSLFAQLFQFTNQQLTKSLDYRKEAETNRQQALELIKFALKPDERTRLQQFWQVCPDSYFLRHKPKQLVWHALAYLKQRIMPLVLVSNEYARGATEIFIYCEDQAQLFLRIAQILSQKKVSIHDAQIITSQNGLVLDSFIVTELNGKPLEEMRCEQIKQSLEKVLNTSEPKVCNLERKPVKHQSFKRQTKVRFLADSQQNRTAFELFTLDREGLLARVSSVLNQLGLNLINAKITTIGERVEDFFVVTTQQHQALDDKAQKALKSALLDELSE; encoded by the coding sequence ATGAATATTGATGTTAAGTCGCAACTTGCCGAGTTTAATACGGAACAACGTCACGATTTTTCCCAAGAAGACGTTTTTGAACTGATTTATCAACGCAGTGATTTTTATGACGAATTACTTGTTAGCTTGTGGCGTCAGTTCGGTTTTGATAAACGTAGTGATATGGCATTAATTGCGGTCGGCGGATACGGCAGACGAGAAATGTTCCCACTTTCCGACGTAGATATATTGGTGCTAACGGAACAGAGTGTCGATGAGGAAACCGCGGAAAAACTTAACGTATTATTTAATGTATTGTGGGATTGTAAATTACAAGTCGGTGCGAGTATTCGTACGCTTTCCGAATCCCTAGATATCGGTCGCGAAGAAATTTCGGTGGCAACCAATATTTATGAAGGGCGTTTTCTAACCGGTAATAAAAAATTATGGACGGCATTAGTCGAGCAAATTTATCAAGCCGACTATTGGCCGATAGAAGCTTTTTTTCAAGCTAAAATCGAAGAAAAGAATGAACGTTACGCCCGTTATCATAATACCAGCTATAACTTAGAGCCGGATCTCAAACATAGCCCGGGCGGACTGCGTGATCTGCATTTGGTTTCTTGGATCTTTTTACGTCATTTCGGAACCTATTCCTTCGAAAGCCTATTGAATAAAGGCATTTTATTTGCGGAAGAGTTTAAGGAGTTGAATAGCGCGCAAGCGGTATTATTCCGTATGCGTTTTGCCTTACATCTGCAGCTCAAGCGTTACGACAATCGCCTACGCTTTGATCGCCAATTGCAATTGAGCGAGTTGCTTGGTTATCAAGGCGAAGGAAATCAGCCGGTCGAAGCGATGATGAAATCATATTTCCAAGCGACTCAAACGATTTCTCAATTAAGTCAATTATTACTGAACAGTTTTGAGCAACAAGTATTACGGCCGCAAAATAATTTGGAAAAACAACCGCTTGATCAATATTTTTATCTACAAGGATCGGAAATTTATTGCCAAGATCGTAGATGCTTTACTCATACGCCGACATCAATTTTGGATTTATTCTTTTATTTAACGCAATATCCCGATGCGAAAGCAAGTGCAACGATGTTAAGACATCTGCGTTTGGCATTACATAAACTCGGGCAACCGTTAAGCGAATTACCTGAAGCAAGAACACGTTTTATTCGTTTATTTGAACAACCGAATGTAGTTAAAAAGGCGATCGTACCTATGCATCAATTAGGCGTATTAACCGCCTATTTGCCGCAGTGGCGACATATTGTCGGCTTAATGCAGTTTGATTTGTTCCATATCTATACGGTAGATGAGCATACGATCCGCGTAATGCTAAAAATCGAAAGTTTTTTAGATGCGGAAACAACGGAACAACATCCGCTTTGTTGCCAATATTTTACCGCTTGTCAGCATAAACCGTTACTTTATTTCGCCGCATTATTCCATGATATAGCGAAAGGGCGAGAAGGTGATCATGCAGAAGTCGGCGCATTAGATATGGAACAATTCGCGCTACAACACGGTTTTGATCCGATACAGGTTGCGAAAATGGTGTGGTTGGTACGCGAGCATTTAACTATGTCGATTACCGCACAACGCCGCGATATTCATGATCCGTTTGTGATTAAAGCCTTTGCCGAAAAGGTAGAAAATCGGACCGCTTTATCGGATTTGATGTGTTTAACCGTCGCCGATATTTGTGCGACTAACGAAACGCTTTGGAACGATTGGAAGCGGTCGCTTTTCGCTCAACTTTTTCAATTTACCAATCAGCAACTAACGAAATCGCTTGATTACCGTAAAGAAGCCGAAACGAACCGCCAACAGGCATTGGAATTGATTAAATTTGCCTTAAAACCGGATGAACGAACCCGATTGCAGCAATTCTGGCAAGTCTGTCCGGACAGTTATTTTTTACGCCATAAACCGAAACAATTGGTCTGGCACGCATTAGCTTATCTTAAACAACGGATAATGCCGTTAGTGCTGGTAAGTAACGAATATGCCAGAGGCGCAACCGAAATTTTTATTTATTGCGAGGATCAAGCCCAGCTTTTTTTACGAATCGCACAGATATTAAGCCAGAAAAAAGTCAGTATTCATGACGCACAAATTATTACCAGTCAAAACGGGTTGGTTTTAGATAGTTTTATTGTGACGGAATTAAACGGTAAACCGCTTGAGGAAATGCGTTGCGAGCAAATTAAGCAATCGCTAGAGAAAGTATTGAATACAAGTGAGCCGAAAGTATGTAACTTGGAACGCAAGCCGGTAAAACATCAATCGTTCAAACGCCAAACCAAAGTGAGATTTTTAGCGGATTCTCAGCAAAATCGAACCGCTTTCGAATTGTTTACGCTTGACCGCGAAGGATTGTTAGCTCGGGTCAGCAGTGTGCTTAATCAGTTGGGTTTAAATTTAATCAATGCGAAAATTACCACGATTGGCGAAAGAGTGGAAGACTTTTTTGTGGTCACGACACAACAACATCAGGCATTGGACGATAAGGCTCAGAAAGCATTGAAATCGGCATTGTTAGACGAATTGTCGGAGTAG
- a CDS encoding aromatic amino acid transport family protein, whose amino-acid sequence MKNKILGSALMIAGTTIGAGMLAMPLTSAGMGFGATVVLLVCLWALLAYTGLLFMEVYQTAPKQDVGVASLAEQYFGITGRVLATASLLILLYALLAAYITGGGSLLSGLLPEIGDAHTTTQVGILLFTVLLGSFVVIGIKGVDGLTRLLFIGKIVAFVFVLLMMLPKAKLENLTAVPLDNLFVVSAVPIFFTSFGFHVIMASINTYLDADIRKIRIAIYIGTAIPLVAYLLWQLATHGVLTQAEFVEILKQDPTLNGLVKATSQITGSTILGEMVRLFSALALITSFLGVAMGIFECVGDLLKRVNLPANRLWLTLATFIPPVLFALFYPNGFIAALGYAGLLFAFYGMLLPIGLAWKARQQHPNLAYRVIGGKAALIVALIAGIIIMIIPFLIQLGYLPQVAG is encoded by the coding sequence ATGAAAAATAAAATTTTAGGTAGTGCTTTAATGATTGCCGGCACTACGATTGGTGCGGGGATGTTAGCGATGCCGCTGACTTCTGCGGGAATGGGATTCGGAGCGACGGTTGTTTTACTGGTTTGTTTATGGGCTTTATTGGCTTATACCGGTTTATTGTTTATGGAAGTGTATCAAACTGCTCCCAAGCAAGACGTCGGCGTAGCGAGTCTTGCAGAGCAATATTTCGGTATAACCGGACGAGTATTGGCAACCGCAAGTTTATTGATTTTGCTTTATGCTTTATTAGCCGCCTATATTACCGGCGGCGGTTCGTTGCTTTCGGGATTACTACCTGAAATCGGTGATGCGCATACTACGACTCAAGTAGGGATTTTACTCTTTACCGTATTACTCGGTTCGTTTGTCGTGATTGGGATTAAAGGCGTTGATGGTTTAACTCGTTTATTATTTATTGGGAAAATCGTTGCGTTTGTCTTTGTATTACTAATGATGTTACCAAAAGCAAAATTGGAAAATTTAACCGCTGTACCGTTAGATAATCTGTTTGTAGTATCGGCCGTACCGATTTTCTTTACTTCGTTCGGCTTCCACGTGATTATGGCGAGTATCAATACCTATTTAGATGCGGATATTCGTAAAATTCGTATTGCGATTTATATCGGTACCGCGATTCCGTTAGTGGCGTATTTATTGTGGCAACTTGCAACCCACGGCGTTTTAACGCAAGCGGAATTCGTTGAAATTTTAAAACAGGATCCGACCTTAAACGGTTTGGTTAAAGCGACCAGCCAAATTACCGGCAGCACGATTTTAGGCGAAATGGTACGGTTATTCTCGGCACTTGCGTTAATTACCTCATTCTTAGGTGTGGCAATGGGTATCTTCGAGTGTGTCGGGGATTTATTAAAACGTGTGAATTTACCGGCAAATCGTTTATGGCTGACCTTAGCGACCTTTATTCCGCCGGTATTGTTTGCATTATTCTATCCGAACGGATTTATTGCGGCGTTAGGTTATGCGGGTTTATTATTTGCATTCTACGGCATGTTATTGCCAATCGGTTTGGCGTGGAAAGCGCGTCAGCAACATCCTAATTTGGCGTATCGCGTGATTGGCGGTAAAGCTGCGCTGATAGTCGCACTAATTGCCGGCATTATTATTATGATTATTCCGTTCCTTATTCAGCTGGGGTACTTGCCGCAAGTTGCAGGTTAA
- a CDS encoding aromatic amino acid transport family protein — MQNKTFGSTLIVSGTTIGAGMLAMPLTSAGIGFGWTVALLIALWLLLSFGALLFVELYQNAESDAGIGTLAEKYYGNFGRIVSTAVLVIFLYAILSAYVSGGSSLLAGIMPTIGDSETTKRIAGVIFTLVFGTFVVIGTTSVDVVNRILFLTKIGAFFLVLALLLPNISVDNLLEMPIDNALLISATPVFFTAFGFHGSIPSLNKYLDGNVKALRISILVGTAIPLVAYVLWQLATHGLLNQTAFLQLIEKDPTLNGLAEAIQQITGSSLIGGTVKLFSALALITSFLGVALGLFECLEDLFKRVHINAPRISLGLLTFIPPMLFAFFYPEGFIAALGYAGQMFAFYALVLPIAMVWKFRKQYPEAKYKVFGGNIALLVALLLAIFIINVPFIIEAGYLPKVVG, encoded by the coding sequence ATGCAAAATAAAACTTTTGGCAGCACATTGATTGTGTCGGGGACGACAATCGGTGCGGGAATGCTGGCGATGCCTCTCACTTCTGCGGGAATCGGTTTCGGCTGGACGGTGGCATTACTCATCGCACTTTGGTTATTATTGTCATTTGGTGCGTTATTATTCGTAGAACTTTATCAAAATGCCGAAAGTGATGCGGGTATCGGTACTTTAGCCGAAAAATATTATGGAAACTTCGGTCGAATCGTTTCTACCGCAGTGTTAGTGATTTTCCTGTATGCCATTCTTTCCGCTTATGTGTCCGGAGGAAGCTCGTTATTGGCAGGTATCATGCCGACGATCGGCGATAGCGAAACCACCAAAAGAATTGCAGGTGTGATTTTTACCCTTGTGTTCGGTACTTTTGTGGTTATCGGGACAACCAGTGTGGATGTGGTAAATCGTATTCTTTTCTTAACGAAAATCGGCGCGTTTTTCTTAGTCTTGGCATTATTATTACCGAATATTTCCGTGGATAATTTACTTGAAATGCCGATTGATAATGCGCTATTGATTTCCGCTACACCGGTTTTCTTTACGGCATTCGGCTTCCACGGTTCAATTCCGAGCTTAAATAAATATTTAGACGGTAATGTCAAAGCGTTACGTATTTCGATTTTAGTCGGTACGGCGATTCCGTTAGTCGCTTATGTATTATGGCAGCTTGCAACACACGGGTTGTTAAACCAAACCGCATTTTTACAATTAATTGAGAAAGATCCGACGTTAAACGGGTTGGCTGAAGCGATTCAACAAATTACCGGTAGCTCATTAATTGGCGGTACAGTTAAATTATTCTCGGCATTGGCGTTAATCACCTCATTTTTAGGGGTTGCATTGGGTTTATTTGAGTGTTTAGAGGATCTATTTAAGCGAGTACATATTAATGCGCCTCGAATTTCACTCGGTCTTTTAACCTTTATTCCGCCGATGTTATTTGCCTTTTTCTATCCCGAAGGTTTTATTGCCGCATTAGGTTATGCGGGACAAATGTTTGCTTTTTACGCACTTGTTTTACCGATTGCGATGGTTTGGAAGTTCCGTAAACAATATCCGGAGGCTAAATACAAAGTATTCGGCGGAAATATTGCATTGTTAGTTGCATTATTATTAGCAATATTTATTATTAACGTTCCATTTATTATTGAAGCGGGTTATTTACCGAAAGTAGTGGGATAA